A part of Pararoseomonas sp. SCSIO 73927 genomic DNA contains:
- a CDS encoding ABC transporter permease has protein sequence MSGPTPGSPPGSLMADAATATAAVEPVPDTAPEAALAPPLPQPGAAPSRRDWLLTDAPASRSQAAWGRRYQAWLAFRRNPLAMVGLVVILALLLLSLLAPLLATHDPGAQELGNRLAAPSGAHWLGTDELGRDIWSRLLYGGRITLGMVVAVVLLVAPLGLLVGCVAGYAGGIWDRLLMRVTDVFLAFPRLILALAFVAAMKPGVESAVIAIALTAWPPYARLARAETLTIRRTDYVAAARMTGASPARVVLRHVMPMCTPSLVVRVTLDMSSIILTAAGLGFLGLGAQPPLPEWGTMIATARRFILEQWWVALMPGIAIFSASLAFNLLGDGLRDVLDPKQR, from the coding sequence ATGAGCGGCCCCACCCCCGGCAGCCCCCCCGGTAGCCTCATGGCCGATGCCGCCACCGCCACGGCCGCCGTGGAGCCCGTGCCGGACACGGCGCCCGAGGCCGCTCTCGCGCCCCCGCTGCCCCAGCCCGGCGCCGCCCCATCCCGCCGCGACTGGCTGCTGACGGACGCCCCGGCATCCCGCAGCCAGGCCGCCTGGGGCCGCCGCTACCAGGCCTGGCTCGCTTTCCGCCGGAACCCGCTGGCGATGGTGGGGCTGGTGGTGATCCTCGCCCTGCTGCTGCTCTCCCTGCTGGCGCCGCTGCTGGCCACCCACGATCCGGGCGCGCAGGAGCTCGGCAATCGCCTCGCCGCCCCCTCCGGCGCCCACTGGCTCGGCACGGACGAGCTGGGGCGCGACATCTGGTCCCGCCTCCTCTACGGCGGCCGCATCACGCTCGGCATGGTCGTCGCCGTCGTCCTGCTGGTAGCACCGCTGGGGCTGCTGGTCGGCTGCGTGGCCGGCTATGCGGGCGGCATCTGGGACCGGCTGCTGATGCGGGTCACGGACGTCTTCCTCGCCTTCCCCCGCCTCATCCTGGCGCTCGCCTTCGTAGCCGCCATGAAGCCGGGGGTGGAGAGCGCGGTGATCGCCATCGCCCTCACGGCCTGGCCGCCCTACGCCCGACTGGCACGGGCGGAAACCCTGACCATCCGCCGCACGGACTACGTGGCCGCCGCGCGGATGACCGGCGCCTCCCCCGCCCGCGTCGTGCTGCGCCACGTCATGCCGATGTGCACGCCCTCCCTCGTCGTGCGCGTCACGCTGGACATGTCCTCCATCATCCTCACCGCCGCCGGCCTCGGCTTCCTCGGCCTTGGCGCCCAGCCGCCGCTGCCGGAATGGGGCACGATGATCGCCACCGCCCGCCGCTTCATCCTGGAGCAGTGGTGGGTCGCCCTCATGCCCGGCATCGCTATCTTCTCCGCCTCCCTCGCCTTCAACCTGCTGGGCGATGGCCTGCGCGATGTGCTGGACCCGAAGCAGCGATGA
- a CDS encoding acyl-CoA dehydrogenase family protein gives MDALTPASALAFPAEDEAILAHLRALMPAIAARAAALDTMDSALPEEDVAVLAEAGLLTAPLPRALGGQGWGSEPSGAEALFEALRLVGRASLPLGRLYEGHVNAIRLVAEHGTPDQHAAAAEAARGGALFGVWNTERPGIDLRIDAEGILRGGKVLCSGAGLVERALVTGRHNGEGPQQMLLVPLERGTERAESSEWRVTGMRASATGTVMMDGIPATPEIVLGGPDSYMRQPGFSGGAWRFLAVHLGGLEAVAEALREHHGRTGRGADPHQAARFGQVLTAAETARLWVLNAARMAEEESAEPARIIAYVDLARGAVERAALDVLELAQRSIGLQAFTRANPVERMMRDLATYLRQPAPDRALVAGAAAGLSSAEAVGDMWP, from the coding sequence ATGGACGCCCTCACCCCCGCCAGTGCGCTCGCCTTCCCTGCGGAGGACGAGGCCATCCTTGCCCATCTCCGCGCCCTGATGCCCGCCATCGCGGCCCGCGCCGCGGCGCTGGACACCATGGACTCCGCCCTGCCGGAGGAGGACGTGGCGGTGCTGGCCGAGGCGGGGCTGCTGACCGCCCCCCTGCCCCGCGCCCTCGGCGGCCAGGGCTGGGGCAGCGAGCCTTCCGGGGCGGAGGCGCTCTTCGAGGCGCTGCGGCTGGTCGGCCGCGCCAGCCTGCCGCTGGGCCGGCTCTACGAAGGGCACGTCAACGCCATCCGGCTGGTGGCGGAGCACGGGACCCCCGACCAGCACGCCGCCGCGGCAGAGGCCGCGCGGGGCGGCGCGCTCTTCGGCGTTTGGAACACGGAGCGGCCGGGGATCGACCTGCGCATCGACGCGGAGGGGATCCTGCGCGGCGGCAAGGTGCTCTGCTCCGGCGCCGGGCTGGTGGAACGCGCCCTGGTCACGGGCCGCCACAACGGCGAGGGCCCGCAGCAGATGCTCCTCGTGCCGCTGGAGCGCGGGACGGAGCGGGCGGAGAGTTCCGAGTGGCGGGTGACGGGCATGCGCGCCTCCGCCACCGGCACGGTGATGATGGACGGCATCCCCGCCACGCCGGAGATCGTGCTCGGCGGTCCCGATTCCTACATGCGCCAGCCCGGCTTCTCCGGCGGCGCCTGGCGCTTCCTCGCCGTGCATCTCGGCGGGCTGGAGGCGGTGGCCGAGGCATTGCGGGAGCACCACGGCCGCACCGGGCGCGGCGCGGACCCGCACCAGGCCGCCCGCTTCGGGCAGGTGCTGACGGCGGCCGAGACCGCGCGCCTCTGGGTGCTGAACGCCGCCCGGATGGCGGAGGAGGAATCGGCCGAGCCCGCGCGGATCATCGCCTACGTCGATCTCGCGCGCGGCGCGGTGGAGCGGGCGGCGCTCGACGTGCTGGAGCTGGCGCAGCGCTCCATCGGGCTGCAGGCCTTCACCCGCGCCAACCCGGTGGAGCGGATGATGCGCGACCTCGCCACCTACCTCCGCCAGCCTGCGCCGGACCGCGCCCTGGTGGCGGGCGCGGCGGCCGGGCTGAGCTCCGCCGAGGCCGTGGGCGACATGTGGCCGTGA
- a CDS encoding sugar O-acetyltransferase, which yields MTEREKMLAGLPYNGMDPDLLAARYRARALVLRMDALPPEDEAARRAVLEELLGGIGAKTMVMPGFRCDYGGNIRIGADAYVNFNCVFLDCAPITLGDGCQVAPSVQIYTATHPLEPGPRAAGIESAHPVTIGRNVWLGGGCIVLPGVTIGDDTVVGAGAVVNRDLPAGVLAVGNPARVVRRLGGAAPDQM from the coding sequence ATGACCGAACGCGAGAAGATGCTGGCCGGGCTGCCCTATAACGGGATGGACCCGGACCTCCTGGCGGCGCGCTACCGGGCGCGGGCGCTGGTGCTGCGGATGGACGCGCTGCCGCCCGAGGACGAGGCGGCGCGGCGGGCCGTGCTGGAGGAGCTGCTGGGCGGCATCGGCGCGAAGACGATGGTGATGCCGGGCTTCCGCTGCGACTACGGGGGCAACATCCGTATCGGCGCGGATGCCTACGTGAACTTCAACTGCGTGTTCCTGGATTGCGCGCCGATCACGCTGGGGGACGGGTGCCAGGTGGCGCCCTCCGTCCAGATCTACACGGCGACCCATCCGCTGGAGCCGGGGCCGCGCGCGGCGGGGATCGAGAGCGCGCATCCCGTGACGATCGGGCGGAACGTGTGGCTGGGCGGCGGCTGCATCGTGCTGCCAGGGGTGACGATCGGGGACGACACGGTGGTGGGGGCGGGCGCGGTGGTGAACCGCGACCTGCCGGCGGGCGTGCTGGCCGTGGGGAACCCGGCGCGGGTGGTGCGGCGCCTGGGCGGCGCCGCGCCGGATCAGATGTAG
- the mdoH gene encoding glucans biosynthesis glucosyltransferase MdoH yields MTLALTLPRERPALRRALFLLLCLSVVLPLAALLWRVLSPGGWTGWEVAIAVLYLGTLPWTAICTANAAAGLFLLLREEDAPAFLVPQVVAPRAGPPLRTAIAVCIRNEAMEAVLPPLARLLDGLAAAGERGRFTLWFLSDTQDPAHAAAEEAAIMAVAAGAPLPVRYRRRAGNAGFKAGNVMEFLDRHAEGHELALMLDADSEMSAGAVLRLVRGMEADPRLALIQQLIAGRPAARAFARLFQFGMRAGMRAWATGQGWWQLDDGPYWGHNAILRIAPFREHARLEPLPDGSAILSHDQVEAVRLHAAGWRVRCLPAEEGSLEGNPPALPEFLARDVRWGAGNMQYRHLILRPGLTLMGRWQLAQAMLLFLCAPLWLGMLLAAVGNAATGGGAGTPVGALAALLGLTWAANAAPKLLGYAELLVRGERAAPYGGRGAVLRGAGAEILFSLLVEPVSLLNKSLALGRLALGARGGWAPQNRADRGVAWADAARLLWPHTLVGVGCAAVLAGVSGTAPLLALPFLAGLVLAVPVCVLTASPGLSAWLMRHRIAATPEELAALASGPARAMDAPQGDRLA; encoded by the coding sequence GTGACCTTGGCCCTGACGCTGCCCCGGGAGCGCCCCGCGCTCCGCCGCGCGCTCTTTCTCCTCCTCTGCCTTTCCGTCGTGCTGCCTCTGGCGGCGCTGCTGTGGCGGGTGCTGTCCCCCGGCGGCTGGACGGGATGGGAGGTGGCAATCGCGGTTCTCTACCTGGGAACCCTGCCCTGGACGGCGATCTGCACCGCGAACGCCGCTGCCGGCCTGTTCCTGCTGCTGCGGGAGGAGGACGCGCCTGCCTTCCTGGTCCCGCAGGTGGTGGCGCCGCGCGCCGGGCCGCCGCTGCGGACGGCCATTGCCGTTTGTATCCGGAACGAGGCCATGGAGGCCGTGCTGCCGCCCCTGGCGCGGCTGCTGGACGGGCTGGCGGCGGCGGGGGAACGCGGGCGCTTCACCCTGTGGTTCCTCTCCGACACGCAGGACCCAGCCCATGCGGCGGCGGAGGAGGCGGCGATCATGGCCGTCGCGGCCGGGGCGCCGCTTCCCGTGCGCTACCGCCGCCGGGCGGGGAATGCCGGCTTCAAGGCGGGGAACGTGATGGAGTTCCTGGACCGCCACGCGGAGGGGCACGAGCTGGCCCTGATGCTGGATGCGGATTCCGAGATGTCGGCGGGCGCCGTGCTGCGGCTGGTGCGGGGGATGGAGGCCGATCCCCGGTTGGCGTTGATCCAGCAGCTCATTGCCGGGCGCCCGGCGGCGCGGGCCTTCGCGCGGCTGTTCCAGTTCGGGATGCGGGCGGGGATGCGGGCCTGGGCCACGGGGCAGGGGTGGTGGCAGCTGGATGACGGGCCCTACTGGGGCCACAACGCCATCCTCCGCATCGCGCCCTTCCGGGAGCACGCACGGCTGGAGCCGCTGCCGGACGGCTCCGCGATCCTTTCCCACGACCAGGTGGAAGCGGTGCGGCTGCACGCTGCCGGCTGGCGAGTGCGCTGCCTGCCCGCGGAGGAGGGCAGCCTGGAGGGCAATCCGCCCGCCCTGCCGGAGTTCCTGGCGCGGGATGTGCGCTGGGGGGCGGGGAACATGCAGTATCGGCACCTCATTCTCCGACCGGGTCTGACCCTCATGGGGCGGTGGCAGCTGGCGCAGGCGATGCTGCTCTTCCTCTGCGCGCCGCTCTGGCTGGGGATGCTGCTGGCGGCGGTGGGCAATGCCGCGACGGGGGGAGGGGCGGGCACGCCCGTGGGGGCGCTGGCAGCGCTGCTGGGGCTGACCTGGGCCGCGAATGCCGCGCCGAAGCTGCTGGGCTACGCGGAGCTGCTGGTCCGGGGGGAGCGCGCCGCGCCCTATGGCGGGCGGGGTGCAGTGCTGCGCGGGGCGGGGGCGGAGATCCTCTTCTCCCTGCTGGTCGAGCCGGTGAGCCTCCTCAACAAGAGCCTTGCCCTTGGCCGGCTGGCCCTCGGCGCACGGGGCGGCTGGGCGCCGCAGAACCGGGCGGACCGTGGCGTGGCCTGGGCCGATGCGGCGCGGCTGCTGTGGCCGCACACGCTGGTCGGGGTGGGGTGCGCGGCGGTGCTGGCGGGGGTATCCGGGACGGCGCCTCTCCTCGCGCTGCCCTTCCTGGCGGGGCTGGTGCTCGCGGTGCCGGTCTGCGTGCTCACAGCCTCGCCGGGGCTCTCGGCATGGCTGATGCGCCACCGGATCGCGGCGACGCCGGAGGAGCTGGCGGCCTTGGCGTCCGGGCCCGCCCGCGCCATGGATGCGCCCCAGGGGGATCGCCTGGCATGA
- a CDS encoding LysR family transcriptional regulator yields MKDLSQLDLNLLRVFDAVARERHVTRAASRLNLSQPAVSNALNRLRGALGDELFLRAPQGVEPTSLALALMQPVAEVLDRLQETLAATAPFDPATSDRVFTLAFSEYAEAILAPPLFERLAREAPGILVAIRHADRTNAGALLEGDEAQLAIAMLAEPTALYTRLRLLPEAFMILVRPGHPLLEGPLSLERYTAFPHLLHSPNGSRDGAMDRILKDLGHARRLGAVVAHLSAVPSVLLGTDMVMTLSSRLARQLSAAHGLALLPLPEAAATATQHTRLSMIFHRRFEADQGHAWLRRLLLTLAREVVEDCPADGKEGSRAVAD; encoded by the coding sequence ATGAAGGACCTGTCGCAGCTCGACCTCAACCTGCTGCGCGTCTTCGACGCGGTGGCGCGGGAGCGGCACGTGACGCGCGCCGCCTCGCGGCTGAACCTCTCCCAGCCCGCCGTTTCCAACGCGCTGAATCGGCTGCGCGGAGCGCTGGGGGACGAGCTGTTCCTGCGGGCGCCGCAGGGGGTGGAGCCGACCAGCCTCGCGCTCGCGCTGATGCAGCCCGTGGCGGAGGTGCTGGACCGGCTGCAGGAAACGCTGGCCGCCACCGCGCCCTTCGACCCGGCGACGAGCGACCGGGTCTTCACCCTTGCCTTCTCGGAGTACGCGGAGGCGATCCTGGCCCCCCCGCTCTTCGAACGGCTGGCGAGAGAGGCGCCGGGCATCCTGGTGGCCATCCGCCACGCGGACCGCACCAATGCCGGCGCGCTGCTGGAGGGGGACGAGGCGCAGTTGGCGATCGCCATGCTGGCCGAGCCCACCGCCCTCTACACCCGGCTGCGGCTGCTGCCGGAGGCCTTCATGATCCTTGTCCGGCCCGGTCACCCGCTGCTGGAGGGGCCGCTGAGCCTGGAGCGCTACACCGCCTTCCCGCACCTGCTGCACTCGCCCAACGGGTCGCGGGACGGGGCGATGGACCGGATCCTCAAGGATCTCGGCCACGCCCGGCGGCTGGGGGCGGTGGTGGCGCACCTCTCCGCCGTGCCGAGCGTGCTGCTGGGGACGGACATGGTGATGACGCTCTCCTCCCGCCTCGCGCGGCAGCTCTCCGCCGCGCACGGGCTGGCGCTGCTGCCCCTGCCGGAGGCGGCGGCGACGGCGACCCAGCACACCCGCCTTTCCATGATCTTCCACCGGCGCTTCGAGGCGGATCAGGGCCATGCCTGGCTGCGCCGCCTGCTGCTGACCCTGGCGCGTGAGGTGGTGGAGGACTGCCCGGCCGACGGGAAGGAGGGGAGCCGGGCGGTGGCGGACTGA
- a CDS encoding matrixin family metalloprotease, translated as MQPFSLGHPGSHDGGATPAPHGPTPPSGPPEPDVFYDLNGAAAPEVTEDYSAYDGKWGSSRSFGTAGGVVTWSIAGAGLYNAAGSGFFYGSTVSFSSFLSFDYGAVLAQAFASWASVANITFVQVADGGANIGAGLSANIRIAAGYKDGRPFFGGSVLASAYLPTYYTNPANVAYSGDIVFDSGEGGFWNPSSFLAVATHEIGHALGLGHSSDARSLMYPYFNPTIATPQSDDIAGIRFIYGRADSPPGSVSIGNVTLVEGGTFATFTVTRTGGTSAFSVNYATANDSARAGTDYLATSGTLFFESGATSKTISVAILADTFHEPRETFNVVLSGATNSAGIANAVGVGTILDNDVPFRSPGFALASFAPNAGGWTDNDTLPRHLADVNGDGAADIVGFGFDGVLVSLANGRGGFDNPTFELAAFGANRGGWVSDDTLPRELADVNGDGRADIVGFGFDGVLVSLANGRGGFDNPLFGLADFGANKGGWVSNDILPRHLADVNGDGMADIVGFGFDGVLVSLATGGGGFASPTFELAAFGANRGGWVSNDILPRHLADVNGDGRADIVGFGFDGVLVSLANGRGGFDNPTFEMAAFGANSGGWVSNDVVPRHLADVNGDGMADIVGFGFAGAHASLATGGGHFAPMTQLIADFAPLAGGWASNASVPRELADVNADGQDDIVGFGFAGVYTALSNYI; from the coding sequence TTGCAGCCTTTTAGCCTCGGGCATCCCGGATCGCACGACGGTGGTGCCACCCCCGCTCCCCACGGCCCCACCCCACCCTCCGGCCCTCCGGAGCCGGACGTCTTCTACGACCTGAACGGGGCGGCGGCGCCGGAGGTCACGGAGGATTACTCGGCCTACGACGGCAAGTGGGGCAGCTCCCGCAGCTTCGGCACCGCCGGGGGCGTGGTGACCTGGAGCATCGCCGGGGCGGGCCTCTACAACGCCGCCGGCTCCGGATTCTTCTACGGCTCCACCGTCTCGTTCTCCAGCTTCCTCTCCTTCGACTACGGCGCCGTTCTCGCGCAGGCCTTCGCCTCCTGGGCGTCGGTGGCGAACATCACCTTCGTCCAGGTCGCCGATGGGGGCGCCAACATCGGCGCCGGGCTCTCCGCCAACATCCGGATCGCCGCCGGCTACAAGGATGGCCGCCCGTTCTTCGGCGGCAGCGTGCTGGCATCCGCCTACCTGCCAACCTACTACACCAACCCCGCCAACGTGGCCTACTCGGGCGACATCGTCTTCGACAGCGGTGAGGGCGGGTTCTGGAACCCCAGCAGCTTCCTCGCCGTCGCCACGCACGAGATCGGGCACGCGCTGGGGCTGGGCCACTCCTCCGACGCCCGCTCCCTCATGTACCCCTACTTCAACCCCACCATCGCCACCCCCCAGTCCGACGATATCGCGGGCATCCGCTTCATCTACGGCCGGGCGGACAGCCCGCCGGGCTCGGTCTCCATCGGGAACGTCACCCTGGTGGAGGGCGGCACCTTCGCGACCTTCACGGTCACCCGCACCGGCGGAACCTCCGCCTTCTCCGTGAACTATGCCACCGCGAACGACAGCGCCCGGGCCGGCACGGACTACCTCGCGACCTCCGGCACGCTCTTCTTCGAGAGCGGCGCCACCTCGAAGACGATCTCCGTCGCCATCCTCGCCGATACCTTCCACGAGCCGCGCGAGACCTTCAACGTCGTCCTCTCGGGCGCCACGAACAGCGCCGGCATCGCCAATGCCGTGGGCGTCGGCACCATCCTGGACAACGACGTCCCTTTCCGCTCCCCGGGCTTCGCCCTGGCCAGCTTCGCGCCGAACGCGGGCGGCTGGACGGATAACGACACCCTCCCGCGCCACCTCGCGGACGTGAACGGCGACGGCGCGGCCGACATCGTCGGCTTCGGCTTCGACGGCGTCCTCGTCTCCCTCGCCAACGGCCGCGGCGGCTTCGACAATCCCACCTTCGAGCTGGCCGCCTTCGGCGCCAACAGGGGCGGCTGGGTCAGCGACGACACCCTCCCCCGCGAACTCGCCGACGTGAACGGCGATGGCAGGGCCGACATCGTCGGCTTCGGCTTCGACGGCGTCCTCGTCTCCCTCGCCAACGGCCGCGGCGGCTTCGACAACCCCCTGTTCGGGCTGGCCGATTTCGGCGCCAACAAGGGCGGCTGGGTCAGCAACGATATCCTCCCCCGCCACCTCGCCGACGTGAACGGCGACGGCATGGCCGACATCGTCGGCTTCGGCTTCGACGGCGTTCTCGTCTCCCTCGCCACCGGTGGCGGCGGCTTCGCCAGCCCGACCTTCGAGCTGGCCGCCTTCGGCGCCAACAGGGGCGGCTGGGTCAGCAACGACATCCTCCCCCGCCACCTCGCCGACGTGAACGGCGACGGCAGGGCCGACATCGTCGGCTTCGGCTTCGACGGCGTCCTCGTCTCCCTCGCCAATGGCCGCGGCGGCTTCGACAACCCCACCTTCGAGATGGCCGCCTTCGGCGCCAACAGCGGCGGCTGGGTCAGCAACGACGTCGTCCCGCGCCACCTCGCCGACGTGAACGGCGACGGCATGGCCGACATCGTCGGCTTCGGCTTCGCCGGCGCCCACGCCTCCCTCGCCACGGGTGGCGGCCATTTCGCGCCGATGACGCAGCTCATCGCCGACTTCGCCCCCTTGGCCGGCGGCTGGGCCAGCAACGCCAGCGTCCCGCGCGAACTGGCGGACGTGAACGCCGACGGCCAGGACGACATCGTCGGCTTCGGCTTCGCGGGCGTCTACACCGCCCTCTCCAACTACATCTAA
- a CDS encoding PIG-L deacetylase family protein, which translates to MRASDFLREAEALPLVPLEALVPEGGVLVLAPHPDDESLGCGGLLAAMAAAGRPARVVVMSDGAGSHPNSRTHPGPVLRELRREEAIEATEELGVPPPLFLDLPDGDVPVAGTRFEEAVLAVIAAAEGLGTIAATIGLDPHKDHEATWAIAKEAAGRAGLRLLGYPVWSWRHLYPAMAPVAPAEVPAPPRGMRLDVSAQLETKRRAVMAHRSQVTRLIEDDPSGFILSPAVLSVLVRPFEVYLEEAA; encoded by the coding sequence GTGAGGGCAAGCGACTTCCTGCGCGAGGCCGAGGCGCTCCCCCTCGTGCCGTTGGAGGCGCTGGTGCCGGAGGGCGGCGTGCTCGTGCTCGCCCCACACCCCGACGACGAATCCCTGGGCTGCGGCGGCCTCCTGGCCGCGATGGCCGCGGCGGGCCGCCCGGCGCGCGTGGTCGTGATGTCGGACGGCGCGGGATCGCACCCGAACTCCCGCACCCATCCCGGCCCCGTGCTGCGCGAACTGCGGCGCGAGGAGGCGATTGAGGCGACGGAGGAGCTGGGCGTTCCGCCGCCGCTCTTCCTCGACCTGCCCGACGGCGACGTGCCGGTCGCCGGCACGCGCTTCGAGGAAGCGGTTCTCGCGGTGATCGCCGCCGCCGAGGGGCTCGGCACGATCGCCGCCACCATCGGTCTCGATCCGCACAAGGATCACGAGGCGACCTGGGCCATCGCGAAGGAGGCCGCGGGCCGCGCGGGGCTGCGCCTGCTCGGCTATCCCGTGTGGAGCTGGCGCCACCTCTACCCCGCCATGGCGCCGGTCGCGCCGGCGGAAGTGCCCGCGCCGCCGCGCGGCATGCGGCTCGACGTCTCCGCGCAGCTGGAGACGAAGCGTCGCGCCGTGATGGCGCATCGCAGCCAGGTGACGCGGCTGATCGAGGACGATCCCTCGGGCTTCATCCTCTCCCCCGCCGTGCTCTCCGTGCTGGTGCGGCCCTTCGAGGTGTACCTGGAGGAGGCCGCGTGA
- a CDS encoding ABC transporter ATP-binding protein, with product MIDVANLDIRFGANHAVRGATFRVEPGETFGLVGESGSGKSTVLRAIAGLITDWTGRIAVDGKPLGRRRDRAFFRTVQMVFQDPYGSLHPRQTVDRILSEPLEVHGVRDADARIARALEEVALPRAARFRYPHQLSGGQRQRVAIARALVADPRVLLLDEPTSALDVSVQAEVLNLLADLRAARGLTCILVSHNLAVVAHLCGRLAVMQGGRIVEELDEAALRAGRAVHPHTQDLIRLSRVVEEPAG from the coding sequence ATGATCGACGTCGCGAACCTCGATATCCGCTTCGGCGCCAACCACGCGGTGCGCGGCGCCACCTTCCGCGTGGAGCCCGGCGAAACCTTCGGGCTGGTGGGGGAGAGCGGCAGCGGCAAGTCCACCGTGCTCCGCGCCATCGCCGGCCTCATCACGGACTGGACCGGCCGCATCGCCGTGGACGGGAAGCCGCTCGGCCGCAGGCGCGACCGCGCCTTCTTCCGCACGGTCCAGATGGTGTTCCAGGACCCCTACGGATCGCTGCACCCCCGCCAGACCGTGGACCGCATCCTCTCGGAGCCGCTGGAGGTCCACGGGGTGCGCGACGCCGATGCCCGCATCGCCCGCGCGCTGGAGGAGGTGGCCCTGCCCCGCGCCGCCCGCTTCCGCTACCCCCACCAGCTCTCCGGCGGCCAGCGCCAGCGCGTGGCCATCGCCCGCGCCCTGGTTGCGGACCCGCGCGTGCTGCTGCTGGACGAGCCGACCAGCGCGCTCGACGTCTCCGTCCAGGCCGAGGTGCTGAACCTCCTGGCCGACCTCCGCGCCGCCCGCGGCCTCACCTGCATCCTCGTCTCCCACAACCTCGCTGTCGTCGCCCATCTCTGCGGCAGGCTGGCCGTGATGCAGGGCGGCCGGATCGTGGAGGAGCTGGACGAGGCCGCGCTCCGTGCCGGCCGGGCGGTGCACCCGCACACCCAGGACCTGATCCGCCTCTCCCGGGTGGTGGAGGAGCCGGCAGGCTAA
- a CDS encoding ABC transporter ATP-binding protein, which produces MTPPSLQDEPLVAVRNLHVDFPSATGVTHAVRGVSFAIGREKLGIVGESGSGKSVTGRALMRLLPGSAKVRADVLRFGTTDILHAGEREMRGLRGGRIGLILQDPKYSLNPVMTAGAQIAEALRAHKRLGRREARDAALALLESVRIRDPGRVHDAYPHELSGGMGQRVMIAMMLAPDPELLIADEPTSALDASVQAEILSLIEEQVDRRGMALMLISHDLPLVARFCDRVAVMYAGQVMEELPAAELHHARHGYTRGLLECLPSLSERRDRLPTLKRDPAWLAPRA; this is translated from the coding sequence ATGACCCCTCCCTCCCTGCAGGACGAGCCCTTGGTGGCGGTGCGGAACCTCCACGTCGATTTCCCCTCCGCCACCGGGGTCACCCACGCCGTGCGCGGCGTCTCCTTCGCCATCGGGCGGGAGAAGCTGGGCATCGTGGGGGAGAGCGGGTCCGGCAAGTCCGTCACCGGCCGCGCCCTGATGCGCCTGCTGCCCGGCAGCGCGAAGGTCCGGGCGGATGTGCTGCGCTTCGGCACCACGGACATCCTGCACGCCGGGGAGCGCGAGATGCGCGGCCTGCGCGGCGGCCGCATCGGCCTGATCCTGCAGGACCCGAAATACAGCCTGAACCCCGTGATGACGGCCGGCGCCCAGATCGCGGAGGCGCTCCGCGCCCACAAGCGCCTGGGCCGGCGGGAGGCGCGGGACGCCGCCCTGGCCCTGCTGGAATCCGTCCGCATCCGCGACCCCGGCCGCGTCCACGACGCCTACCCGCACGAGCTCTCCGGCGGCATGGGCCAGCGGGTGATGATCGCCATGATGCTGGCCCCCGACCCGGAGCTGCTGATCGCGGACGAGCCCACCTCCGCCCTCGACGCCAGCGTGCAGGCCGAGATCCTCTCCCTCATCGAGGAGCAGGTGGACCGCCGCGGCATGGCGCTGATGCTCATCAGCCACGACCTCCCCCTCGTCGCCCGCTTCTGCGACCGGGTGGCGGTGATGTATGCCGGCCAGGTGATGGAGGAGCTGCCCGCCGCCGAGCTCCACCATGCCCGCCACGGCTACACGCGCGGCCTGCTGGAATGCCTCCCCAGCCTCTCGGAGCGGCGGGACCGCCTGCCCACCCTGAAGCGCGACCCCGCCTGGCTGGCCCCCCGCGCATGA
- a CDS encoding class I SAM-dependent methyltransferase, with protein sequence MKAPGESFTPEFFEEFYAKNPDPWRFKTSPYEREKYAATLNALPRERYESAFELGCSIGVLTRLLAPRCARLLAVDGAEAPLAEARENLAEMPWVEIRRAHVPADWPEGGSFDLILLSEVLYFLNPADLHTVTDQALRALRPGGDVVLVHWLPPAEPPFPQTGDEAVQGFLARAGDALQPLVAQREEQYRLDVLRRA encoded by the coding sequence GTGAAGGCGCCCGGCGAGAGCTTCACCCCGGAGTTCTTCGAGGAGTTCTACGCGAAGAACCCGGACCCCTGGCGTTTCAAGACCTCGCCCTACGAACGGGAAAAGTACGCCGCCACCCTCAACGCCCTGCCGCGCGAGCGCTACGAGAGCGCCTTCGAGCTCGGCTGCTCCATCGGCGTGCTCACGCGTCTCCTCGCGCCCCGCTGCGCGCGTCTTCTCGCCGTTGACGGCGCGGAGGCACCGCTGGCGGAAGCGCGCGAGAACCTGGCGGAGATGCCCTGGGTGGAGATCCGCCGCGCGCATGTTCCCGCGGACTGGCCGGAAGGCGGAAGCTTCGACCTCATCCTGCTCTCCGAGGTGCTCTACTTCCTCAACCCCGCCGACCTGCACACCGTGACGGACCAGGCTCTGCGCGCGCTGCGCCCGGGCGGCGACGTCGTGCTGGTGCACTGGCTGCCGCCCGCCGAACCGCCCTTCCCGCAGACCGGCGACGAGGCGGTGCAGGGCTTCCTCGCGCGCGCCGGCGACGCGCTGCAACCGCTGGTGGCGCAGCGCGAGGAGCAGTACCGGCTCGACGTGCTGCGCCGCGCGTGA